A single window of Hymenobacter sp. APR13 DNA harbors:
- the rlmN gene encoding 23S rRNA (adenine(2503)-C(2))-methyltransferase RlmN, with protein MIDLPVVSKRDIRKLTPDELKTFMVEHGEKPFRAKQVSEWLWKNTAGTFEEMNNISLATRELLAKHFVINGVQVQNQQLSNDGTIKSAFRLYDGNIVEGVLIPHDTRMTACISSQVGCSLTCKFCATGYMDRKRNLDAAEIYDQVVRIREQCEAQYGTPLTNIVYMGMGEPLLNYANVVKSIERITAPDGLNMAPRRITVSTAGIAKMIKKLADDGVKANLALSLHAPNDTKRNEIMPINEANSLASLEDALKHYHQVTGRKVTYEYIVFESFNDTLQDAEELLQITKWIPCKVNLIEYNPIENADYKNTGEVKLMAFLKYLADRGVQTNLRRSRGKDIDAACGQLAVKEKSEAA; from the coding sequence ATGATTGACCTGCCCGTAGTTTCCAAGCGCGACATCCGCAAACTCACCCCCGACGAGCTCAAAACCTTTATGGTGGAGCACGGCGAAAAGCCCTTCCGCGCCAAGCAGGTGAGTGAGTGGCTCTGGAAGAACACGGCCGGCACGTTTGAGGAGATGAACAACATCAGCCTGGCCACGCGCGAGCTGCTGGCGAAGCACTTCGTCATCAACGGTGTGCAGGTGCAAAACCAGCAACTCTCCAACGACGGGACCATCAAATCGGCGTTCCGGCTCTACGACGGCAACATCGTGGAAGGCGTGCTCATCCCGCACGACACGCGCATGACGGCCTGCATCAGCTCGCAGGTGGGCTGCTCGCTCACGTGCAAGTTCTGCGCCACCGGCTACATGGACCGCAAGCGCAACCTCGACGCTGCCGAAATCTACGACCAGGTGGTGCGCATCCGCGAGCAGTGCGAGGCCCAGTACGGCACGCCGCTCACCAACATCGTGTACATGGGCATGGGCGAGCCGCTGCTCAACTACGCCAACGTGGTGAAAAGCATTGAGCGCATCACCGCCCCCGACGGCCTGAACATGGCCCCGCGCCGCATCACGGTCAGCACCGCCGGCATCGCCAAGATGATCAAGAAGCTGGCCGACGACGGTGTGAAGGCCAACCTGGCCCTGAGCCTGCACGCGCCCAACGATACCAAGCGCAACGAAATCATGCCCATCAACGAGGCCAACTCCCTGGCTTCGCTGGAGGACGCCCTCAAGCACTACCACCAGGTAACGGGCCGCAAGGTCACCTACGAGTACATCGTGTTCGAGAGCTTCAACGATACGCTACAGGACGCCGAGGAGCTGCTCCAAATCACGAAGTGGATTCCGTGCAAGGTGAACCTCATCGAGTACAACCCCATTGAAAACGCCGACTACAAAAACACCGGCGAGGTGAAGCTCATGGCCTTCCTCAAGTACCTGGCCGACCGCGGCGTGCAAACCAACTTGCGCCGCAGCCGCGGCAAAGACATCGACGCCGCCTGCGGGCAGCTGGCCGTGAAGGAAAAGTCGGAGGCGGCGTAG
- the bshC gene encoding bacillithiol biosynthesis cysteine-adding enzyme BshC, with product MSVTTLSYAATGAFSALLTDYLGQAEALQPFYHRFPTLAAFEDQMKEKQAQYAPEARQRLTAELQRQYAALPAVNPAVQANLELLAKDTTFTITTGHQLNLLTGPLYFIYKIVTAVKLARQLKQQYPQYDFVPVYWMATEDHDFAEINHLNLFGKKYEWNAADQGGPVGRLPLTGLKEELLDQLPADVPALFREAYEQSGTLAEATRRLTHDLFGEYGLVSLDADAPALKQALVPVLEQEIQAQASNNAVQAANARLEAAGYKPQVYSRPLNLFFLTDSGKRERLEYDAAQDCVQITVRNTGRCHTQAELLALAQQHPEQFSPNVVLRPLYQELLLPNLCYIGGGAEVAYWFQLKGVFDQNQVPFPILLPRNSAQYVGKANAGKLRKLGLTSLDIFRPLPELKKQVGTTLGQEEISLQEQQQQLAAAFQQMSDLAQRLDPTLVRTVAAEQQKVAGIVQGLEKRLSKAAEAKHETAYNQLTALKDKLMPNGHLQEREDNVLSILINNPGFIGQLLDAFDPLALEFTVLEEE from the coding sequence ATGTCCGTCACGACTCTTTCGTACGCCGCAACCGGCGCGTTTTCCGCTTTGCTCACCGATTATCTGGGCCAGGCGGAAGCGCTGCAGCCCTTCTACCACCGCTTCCCTACGCTGGCTGCCTTTGAGGACCAGATGAAAGAGAAGCAGGCCCAGTACGCGCCCGAGGCCCGGCAGCGGCTCACAGCAGAGCTACAGCGGCAGTACGCCGCGTTACCCGCGGTGAATCCGGCGGTGCAGGCCAATCTGGAGCTGCTGGCGAAGGACACGACGTTTACCATCACCACCGGCCACCAGCTCAACCTGCTCACCGGGCCGCTGTACTTCATCTACAAGATTGTGACGGCCGTGAAGCTGGCCCGCCAGCTCAAGCAGCAGTACCCGCAGTACGATTTCGTGCCGGTGTACTGGATGGCCACCGAAGACCACGACTTCGCCGAAATCAACCACCTCAACCTGTTCGGCAAGAAGTACGAGTGGAACGCCGCCGACCAGGGCGGGCCCGTGGGCCGGCTGCCGCTGACGGGCCTGAAAGAGGAGCTGCTCGACCAGCTGCCCGCCGACGTGCCGGCGCTGTTCCGGGAGGCGTATGAGCAGTCGGGCACTCTGGCCGAGGCCACCCGCCGCTTGACGCACGACCTGTTTGGCGAGTACGGGCTGGTGAGCCTGGACGCGGATGCGCCGGCGCTGAAGCAGGCATTGGTGCCCGTGTTGGAGCAGGAAATCCAGGCTCAGGCCTCCAATAACGCCGTGCAGGCGGCTAACGCCCGTCTCGAAGCCGCCGGCTACAAGCCCCAGGTTTACTCGCGCCCGCTCAACCTGTTCTTCCTCACCGACAGCGGCAAGCGGGAGCGGCTGGAGTACGACGCGGCCCAGGACTGCGTGCAGATTACGGTGCGCAACACCGGCCGCTGCCACACTCAGGCCGAGCTGCTGGCGCTGGCCCAACAGCACCCCGAGCAGTTCAGCCCCAATGTGGTGCTGCGGCCCCTGTACCAGGAGCTGCTGCTGCCCAACCTCTGCTACATTGGGGGTGGGGCCGAGGTGGCCTACTGGTTCCAGCTGAAGGGTGTGTTCGACCAGAACCAGGTGCCGTTCCCCATTCTGCTGCCCCGCAACTCGGCCCAGTACGTGGGCAAGGCCAACGCCGGCAAGCTGCGCAAGCTGGGCCTCACCTCATTGGACATCTTCCGGCCGCTGCCGGAGCTGAAAAAGCAGGTGGGCACCACACTGGGTCAGGAGGAAATTAGCCTGCAGGAGCAGCAGCAGCAGCTGGCTGCCGCCTTCCAGCAGATGTCGGACCTCGCCCAGCGCCTCGACCCCACACTGGTACGCACGGTGGCCGCCGAGCAGCAGAAGGTGGCCGGCATTGTGCAGGGCCTGGAAAAGCGCCTGAGCAAAGCCGCCGAAGCCAAGCACGAAACCGCCTACAACCAGCTCACGGCCCTCAAGGACAAGCTGATGCCCAACGGTCACCTGCAGGAGCGCGAAGACAACGTGCTGAGCATCCTCATCAACAACCCCGGCTTTATCGGGCAGTTGCTGGATGCCTTCGACCCACTGGCCCTGGAGTTTACGGTGCTGGAGGAGGAGTAG
- a CDS encoding 5-formyltetrahydrofolate cyclo-ligase, whose protein sequence is MTKADLRREALARRRALPEAEVAHHSAALWEQLHARFPVAQWQWLHLFLPIPQQHEPDTWLLIRQLWARQPHPQLAVPVVQPDGHTLRHFHLTPATTLIENRWGIPEPVGAAEVALPQLDAVLIPLLAFDEAGHRVGYGKGFYDRFLADCRPEALRIGVSLEPPVARIADAWAGDVPLHACLTPERVWWF, encoded by the coding sequence GTGACCAAAGCCGACCTGCGCCGCGAAGCCCTGGCCCGCCGCCGCGCCCTGCCCGAAGCCGAAGTGGCGCACCACAGCGCCGCGTTGTGGGAGCAACTGCACGCCCGTTTTCCGGTAGCGCAGTGGCAGTGGCTGCACCTGTTTCTGCCGATTCCGCAGCAGCACGAGCCCGACACCTGGCTGCTGATCCGGCAGCTGTGGGCGCGGCAGCCGCACCCGCAGCTGGCCGTGCCCGTGGTGCAGCCCGACGGCCATACGCTGCGCCACTTCCACCTCACGCCCGCTACCACGCTGATAGAAAACCGCTGGGGCATCCCAGAGCCGGTGGGCGCCGCCGAAGTAGCGCTGCCGCAGCTGGACGCCGTGCTGATTCCGCTGCTGGCCTTCGACGAAGCTGGCCACCGCGTGGGCTACGGCAAGGGCTTCTACGACCGGTTTCTGGCGGATTGCCGCCCCGAGGCCCTGCGCATCGGCGTAAGCCTGGAGCCTCCGGTTGCGCGCATTGCCGATGCCTGGGCCGGCGACGTGCCCCTGCATGCCTGCCTCACGCCCGAACGGGTGTGGTGGTTTTAA
- a CDS encoding ExbD/TolR family protein: protein MAHIQPPHFTGHARRAGRRLASSPDMTSMVGLGFLLVSFFLMAADFARPTVMELAMPVKPKPEDMGAVCGGYLNVMTVLIDADDKLYCYPGLASVLSKTNLKQTNFSAEGLRQVLLENRKNPYAALVLIKPSNQSSYQALVNVLDEMSITETSKYAIADLTAEDEQLIEYAQQLNRKRL, encoded by the coding sequence ATGGCCCATATTCAACCCCCTCATTTCACCGGTCACGCCCGTCGCGCCGGCCGCCGCCTTGCCTCGTCGCCCGATATGACCTCGATGGTAGGGTTGGGGTTTCTGCTGGTGAGCTTCTTTTTGATGGCAGCTGATTTTGCCCGGCCTACGGTTATGGAACTGGCGATGCCCGTGAAGCCAAAGCCAGAAGATATGGGCGCTGTTTGTGGTGGCTATCTGAATGTTATGACAGTATTGATTGATGCAGACGATAAACTTTACTGTTATCCTGGATTGGCTTCGGTGCTGTCTAAAACCAATTTGAAGCAGACCAACTTCAGTGCTGAGGGCTTGCGTCAGGTGCTGTTAGAGAACAGGAAGAATCCGTATGCAGCGTTAGTCCTCATCAAACCCAGCAACCAATCGTCTTACCAGGCGCTGGTAAATGTGCTGGACGAAATGAGCATTACGGAAACCAGCAAATACGCCATAGCAGACCTCACGGCAGAAGACGAGCAACTGATTGAATACGCGCAACAGCTGAACCGTAAGCGCCTGTAG
- a CDS encoding acyl-CoA thioesterase, producing the protein MARIKVNLPETFRFSSTLAVRITDLNYGAHLGNDSLLGLLHEARVQFLLHLGRPEVDRATGRGHIMADVAIEYKGEAFHADTLRVDMAVADPHKYGFDIVYQVWNQEQREIARAKTGMLAFDYTTRKLLPLTEAELAHLGG; encoded by the coding sequence ATGGCCCGCATCAAAGTAAATCTACCGGAAACTTTCCGCTTTTCCAGCACCCTCGCCGTGCGCATCACCGACCTCAACTACGGCGCCCACCTCGGCAACGATTCGCTGCTGGGGCTGCTCCACGAGGCCCGCGTGCAGTTTCTGCTGCACCTGGGCCGCCCCGAAGTCGACCGCGCCACCGGCCGCGGCCACATCATGGCCGACGTGGCCATCGAGTACAAAGGCGAGGCCTTCCACGCCGATACGCTGCGCGTGGATATGGCCGTGGCCGACCCGCACAAGTATGGCTTCGACATCGTGTACCAGGTCTGGAACCAGGAGCAGCGCGAAATTGCGCGGGCCAAAACCGGCATGCTCGCTTTCGACTACACCACCCGCAAGCTGCTGCCCCTGACCGAGGCAGAGCTAGCTCATCTGGGGGGCTGA
- the rimO gene encoding 30S ribosomal protein S12 methylthiotransferase RimO codes for MKVRSQQANKVNVITLGCSKNLVDSEVLMGQLRANQFDVTHEADKSDANIVIINTCGFIDNAKQESIDTILRYADEKEAGRLEKLYVTGCLSQRYKDDLEVEIPQVDAFFGTLELPQLMKTLEADYMHELVGERLLTTPKHYAYFKIAEGCNRPCSFCAIPLMRGKHMDRPIEDLVKEANRLAAQGTKELILIAQDLTYYGLQHYGERKLADLLRNLSDVNGIDWIRLQYAYPSQFPMDALDVMNERDNICKYLDMPLQHISDNMLKTMRRGISKRRTVELVDTIRQRVPGIALRTTLIAGHPGETQQDFEDLYHFVEETRFDRLGIFTYSHEDNTHSFTLEDDVPAEVKQDRADQIMELQQGISMELNEEKVGQTYKVLFDRKESGYFVGRTQYDSPEVDNEVLVPATKDTYVRLGDFAQVQITEASDFDLYGKLV; via the coding sequence ATGAAAGTAAGAAGCCAGCAGGCCAATAAAGTCAACGTCATCACCCTCGGCTGCTCCAAGAACCTCGTGGACTCGGAGGTGCTCATGGGCCAGCTCCGCGCCAACCAGTTTGACGTGACGCACGAAGCCGACAAGAGCGACGCCAACATCGTCATCATCAACACCTGCGGCTTTATCGACAACGCCAAGCAGGAAAGCATCGACACCATCCTGCGCTACGCCGATGAGAAGGAAGCTGGCCGCCTCGAAAAGCTCTACGTGACGGGCTGCCTCTCGCAGCGCTACAAGGACGACCTGGAGGTGGAAATCCCGCAGGTGGATGCCTTCTTCGGCACCCTGGAGCTGCCCCAGCTGATGAAAACGCTGGAGGCCGACTACATGCACGAGCTGGTGGGCGAGCGGCTGCTGACCACGCCCAAGCACTACGCTTACTTCAAGATTGCCGAGGGCTGCAACCGCCCCTGCTCGTTCTGCGCCATCCCGCTGATGCGCGGCAAGCACATGGACCGTCCCATTGAGGACCTTGTGAAGGAAGCCAACCGCCTCGCCGCTCAGGGTACCAAGGAGCTGATTCTGATTGCCCAGGACCTGACCTACTACGGCCTGCAGCACTACGGCGAGCGGAAGCTGGCCGATTTGCTCCGCAACCTCTCCGACGTGAACGGCATCGACTGGATCCGGCTGCAGTACGCCTACCCCTCGCAGTTCCCGATGGACGCGCTGGACGTGATGAACGAGCGGGACAACATCTGCAAATACCTGGATATGCCGTTGCAGCATATTTCGGATAACATGCTGAAAACCATGCGTCGCGGCATCAGCAAGCGCCGCACGGTGGAGCTGGTGGATACCATCCGCCAGCGGGTGCCGGGCATTGCCCTGCGCACCACCCTCATTGCCGGCCACCCCGGCGAAACCCAGCAGGATTTCGAGGACCTCTACCACTTCGTGGAGGAAACCCGCTTCGACCGCCTGGGCATCTTCACCTACTCGCACGAAGACAACACCCACTCCTTCACCCTCGAAGACGACGTGCCGGCCGAGGTAAAGCAGGACCGCGCCGACCAGATCATGGAGCTGCAGCAGGGCATTTCGATGGAGCTGAACGAGGAGAAGGTGGGCCAAACCTACAAGGTGCTGTTCGACCGCAAGGAAAGCGGCTACTTCGTGGGCCGCACCCAGTACGACTCGCCCGAAGTGGACAACGAAGTGCTGGTGCCCGCCACCAAAGACACCTACGTGCGCCTCGGCGACTTCGCCCAGGTGCAGATTACCGAGGCCTCCGACTTCGACCTGTACGGTAAGCTGGTGTAG
- a CDS encoding DUF2157 domain-containing protein produces MSRRVLETDGRDWVQRGIIAEEQRVQLLALYPAERLPLALLPLLGSLLILLSALSVVAANWQGLPEVVRLALLLGSLAGTYAAAEYFLRRQYESLGMGLLGLGLLLFGISILLTSQMYQLIGYDLSGLVAWAVAGVALTWVYGSRFLFILTVVIGGLVQGYNTGQLGAFSYLTAGLTAGGLGYYWWRRPDSVLGAVLASGLLWQAALLISHLHIKITWFFLPAMLLYAFGDWQPDRPAGRALQGPPLVAAFVFTLGLALFGESDIYAGRLRAPMLPYLAALGVVLALSAVGKQRRGRLGSLTDWLLLLPGFYFTGGLPLAVATLVVLYAYSGAVLWRAHQEQNPDRVTLGTVLFILTTAVAYFKLTWGFMDKSLFFLLGGGLLLGLSWWLRRRAAHTFSTSEAPKP; encoded by the coding sequence ATGAGTCGAAGAGTACTGGAAACCGACGGGCGGGACTGGGTGCAGCGGGGCATCATTGCGGAAGAGCAGCGCGTGCAGCTGCTGGCGCTGTACCCGGCCGAACGGCTGCCCCTGGCGCTGCTGCCGCTGCTGGGCAGCCTCCTGATTCTGCTGAGCGCCCTGAGCGTGGTGGCGGCCAACTGGCAGGGCCTGCCCGAAGTGGTGCGGCTGGCGCTGCTGCTGGGCTCGTTGGCCGGCACCTACGCCGCCGCCGAGTACTTTTTGCGCCGCCAGTACGAGTCGTTGGGCATGGGGCTGCTGGGGCTGGGGCTGCTGCTGTTTGGCATCAGCATCCTGCTCACCAGCCAGATGTACCAGCTCATCGGCTACGACCTGTCGGGGCTGGTGGCGTGGGCCGTAGCGGGCGTGGCCCTCACGTGGGTGTACGGCAGCCGGTTCCTGTTCATCCTGACCGTGGTGATTGGCGGGCTGGTGCAGGGCTACAACACCGGGCAGCTGGGGGCGTTCAGCTACCTAACCGCCGGGCTCACGGCCGGCGGGCTGGGCTACTACTGGTGGCGCCGCCCCGATTCGGTGCTGGGGGCAGTGCTGGCCTCGGGACTGCTCTGGCAGGCGGCGCTGCTCATCAGCCATTTGCACATCAAAATCACCTGGTTTTTCCTGCCGGCCATGCTGCTCTACGCCTTCGGCGACTGGCAGCCCGACCGGCCGGCCGGCCGCGCCCTGCAGGGGCCGCCGCTGGTAGCCGCGTTTGTGTTTACGCTGGGGCTGGCTTTGTTCGGCGAGTCGGATATTTATGCCGGGCGGCTACGGGCGCCCATGCTGCCGTATCTGGCGGCGCTGGGAGTGGTGCTGGCGCTATCGGCGGTGGGCAAGCAGCGGCGTGGCCGCCTGGGCAGCCTCACCGACTGGCTGCTGCTGCTACCGGGCTTCTATTTCACGGGCGGGCTGCCGCTGGCCGTGGCCACGCTGGTGGTGCTGTACGCCTATTCCGGGGCCGTGCTCTGGCGCGCCCACCAGGAGCAAAACCCCGACCGGGTGACGCTGGGCACCGTGCTGTTCATCCTGACCACCGCCGTGGCCTACTTCAAGCTGACGTGGGGCTTCATGGATAAGTCGTTGTTTTTCCTGCTGGGCGGCGGGCTGCTGCTGGGGCTGAGCTGGTGGCTGCGGCGCCGGGCGGCTCACACGTTTTCAACTTCTGAAGCCCCCAAGCCATGA
- a CDS encoding GDYXXLXY domain-containing protein — MSAPATSVPAAVGAPVATPIVRPSHTLPEPRRRRWLRGLVVAQLLFVLAVSGAGYATERLGTTITLRTAPADPRDLRFHDYLELRYLISELPGRLWKGSAVPRRKAPVYVVLEQRQGVYEAVAVYPAPPAIGPGQTVLRGWVQETWRRSMRLRYGLERYYLPEEARRQLRRPQPLQVTVSIAPWGQARISQVQVLPALPR; from the coding sequence ATGAGCGCGCCTGCTACGTCCGTACCTGCGGCGGTCGGCGCGCCGGTAGCCACGCCCATCGTTCGGCCCAGCCACACACTGCCCGAGCCCCGGCGGCGGCGCTGGCTGCGGGGGCTGGTGGTGGCGCAGTTGCTGTTTGTGCTGGCGGTGTCCGGGGCCGGCTACGCCACCGAGCGGCTAGGCACAACCATCACCCTGCGCACCGCCCCCGCCGACCCGCGCGACCTGCGTTTCCACGACTATCTGGAGCTGCGCTACCTCATCAGTGAGCTGCCCGGCCGCCTCTGGAAGGGCAGCGCCGTGCCCCGCCGCAAAGCCCCGGTATACGTGGTGCTGGAGCAGCGGCAGGGCGTCTATGAGGCCGTGGCCGTGTACCCGGCGCCGCCGGCCATCGGCCCCGGCCAGACTGTTTTGCGCGGCTGGGTGCAGGAAACGTGGCGCCGCAGCATGCGCCTGCGCTACGGCCTGGAGCGCTACTACCTGCCCGAGGAAGCCCGCCGCCAGCTGCGCCGCCCACAGCCGCTGCAGGTCACGGTCAGTATTGCGCCGTGGGGGCAGGCGCGCATCTCGCAGGTGCAGGTGCTGCCCGCTTTGCCCCGCTGA
- the mnmD gene encoding tRNA (5-methylaminomethyl-2-thiouridine)(34)-methyltransferase MnmD gives MLTPTVEVRTTADGSSTLYVPALDEHYHSTHGAIQEAQHVYLGAGLAPVMAAATGMVWVLEVGFGTGLNALLTLQYSLASPHPIFYDTIEKYPLPPAVIGQLGVERYVLNPELLDYHEQIHAAGWNTPVALTPQFALLKLAGELQHTPLAEDTYHVIYFDAFAPEKQPDMWTDEIFQQLYAATAPGGCLVSYCAKGSFKRSLQAAGWEVDRIPGPPGKREMTRAWKRA, from the coding sequence ATGCTTACCCCTACCGTAGAAGTCCGCACCACGGCCGACGGCTCCAGCACGCTGTACGTGCCCGCCCTCGACGAACATTACCACTCCACCCACGGCGCCATTCAGGAGGCGCAGCACGTGTACCTGGGCGCGGGCCTGGCCCCCGTGATGGCCGCCGCCACGGGCATGGTGTGGGTGCTGGAAGTCGGCTTCGGCACCGGCCTGAACGCCCTGCTCACGCTGCAGTACAGCCTGGCCAGCCCCCACCCCATCTTCTACGATACCATTGAGAAGTACCCGCTGCCGCCGGCCGTTATCGGGCAGCTGGGCGTGGAGCGCTACGTGCTCAACCCCGAGCTGCTGGATTACCACGAGCAGATTCATGCTGCTGGTTGGAACACGCCGGTGGCCCTCACGCCGCAGTTTGCGCTGCTGAAGCTGGCCGGCGAGCTGCAGCACACGCCCTTGGCCGAAGACACCTACCACGTCATCTACTTCGACGCCTTCGCGCCCGAAAAGCAGCCCGACATGTGGACCGACGAGATATTCCAGCAGCTGTACGCCGCCACCGCGCCGGGCGGCTGCCTGGTGAGCTACTGCGCCAAAGGCAGCTTCAAGCGCAGCCTGCAGGCCGCCGGCTGGGAAGTGGATCGAATTCCGGGCCCGCCCGGCAAGCGCGAAATGACGCGGGCTTGGAAGCGGGCGTAG
- a CDS encoding archaemetzincin produces the protein MLLRFCRIVLLLGFPGLMLACGLFADADFSPEARAYFAAIKANDLPLKKPQPGEWLYENQEPGQTLKQYQQLRIVRPDSVRHTLYLLPVGRFSPLQQQVLQATRQYLQSFFQLPVVLLPTVSDTFVPKTARRRGTDGQEQLLAPYILSQRLNGQIPPNGLALMALSAQDLYPKPEWNYVFGLASYPDRVGVTSVYRLQDMQLTSRNYTRCLTRLLGISSHELGHMFSLRHCTHALCVMNGTNSLAETDSKPNRLCSQCQSKLYWACRYDNRQRLQDLSDFFRTHQLKRDASLAIRDLKCLPGQVQP, from the coding sequence ATGCTGCTGCGGTTCTGCCGGATTGTGCTGCTGCTGGGCTTTCCGGGCCTGATGCTGGCCTGTGGGCTATTTGCTGATGCTGATTTTTCACCCGAAGCCCGGGCTTACTTTGCTGCCATCAAAGCCAACGACCTGCCACTAAAGAAGCCGCAGCCCGGCGAGTGGCTCTACGAAAACCAGGAGCCAGGGCAGACGCTGAAACAGTACCAGCAGCTGCGTATTGTTCGGCCCGACTCGGTGCGCCATACGTTGTATCTGTTGCCTGTCGGCCGCTTTTCGCCGCTGCAGCAGCAGGTGTTGCAGGCTACGCGGCAGTATCTGCAAAGCTTCTTTCAGCTGCCGGTGGTCTTGCTGCCCACGGTATCGGATACGTTCGTCCCGAAAACAGCCCGGCGCCGGGGCACCGATGGGCAGGAGCAACTGCTGGCGCCTTACATCCTGAGCCAGCGCCTGAACGGGCAGATACCACCGAATGGCTTGGCCCTGATGGCTCTCAGTGCCCAGGACTTATATCCGAAACCGGAATGGAACTACGTATTTGGCTTGGCCTCGTACCCGGACCGGGTAGGCGTAACGTCAGTTTACCGGCTTCAGGATATGCAGCTGACTTCCCGAAATTATACCCGCTGCCTGACCCGCCTGCTTGGCATTTCCTCGCACGAATTGGGGCATATGTTTTCCCTGCGCCACTGCACACACGCACTCTGCGTGATGAATGGCACCAATAGCCTCGCGGAAACGGATAGCAAACCCAACCGTCTCTGCTCGCAGTGCCAGAGCAAGCTGTATTGGGCCTGTCGCTACGATAACCGGCAGCGGCTGCAGGACCTAAGCGACTTTTTCCGGACCCATCAGCTGAAGCGAGACGCCTCTCTGGCAATTCGCGACCTGAAATGCCTGCCTGGCCAAGTCCAACCGTAG
- a CDS encoding carboxypeptidase-like regulatory domain-containing protein, whose product MAAPAAAQSISGIITKVGSQEPVPFVNIGVPGKAVGTVADEQGRYRLSGAAPTDTVRISSIGFRPRRLTVQALLTQPNVQLTEDAVALREVKVKAKGYFRRTRTLGISTNSENSTITLSATDLGAEIGTVISLKHKPTKVLNANFNVAYNRAGALKFRVNLYRLLPNGKPSTEKLVQRDIIVTSSVAKGPITVDLTADQLILDDDFFLALEWIGGADAAKVTNALAFSASIGYTNNDLYIRTTSQGTWERQSAGAYLAGMQPRASFYVTVQD is encoded by the coding sequence GTGGCCGCACCCGCCGCGGCCCAGTCCATTAGTGGCATCATCACGAAGGTCGGCAGCCAGGAGCCGGTGCCGTTCGTGAATATTGGTGTGCCGGGCAAAGCCGTGGGTACCGTGGCCGACGAACAGGGCCGCTACCGCCTGAGCGGTGCCGCTCCCACCGACACTGTGCGTATCTCCAGTATCGGGTTCCGGCCGCGCCGCCTGACGGTGCAGGCCCTGCTAACCCAGCCCAACGTGCAGCTCACTGAGGATGCCGTGGCTCTGCGCGAAGTGAAGGTGAAAGCCAAGGGCTACTTCCGGCGCACCCGCACGCTGGGCATCAGTACCAACTCCGAAAACTCCACCATTACGCTGTCGGCCACCGATCTGGGGGCGGAAATCGGGACGGTTATCAGCCTCAAGCACAAGCCCACGAAGGTGCTCAACGCCAACTTCAACGTGGCCTATAATCGGGCGGGCGCGCTGAAGTTCCGGGTGAACCTGTACCGGCTGCTGCCCAACGGCAAGCCTTCCACGGAGAAGCTGGTGCAGCGCGACATCATCGTGACCAGCAGCGTGGCTAAAGGCCCGATTACGGTGGACCTGACCGCCGACCAGCTGATTCTTGACGACGACTTCTTCTTGGCCCTGGAATGGATTGGCGGGGCTGATGCGGCCAAAGTCACCAATGCCCTGGCCTTCTCCGCCAGCATCGGCTACACCAACAACGACCTGTACATCCGCACCACCAGCCAGGGAACCTGGGAGCGGCAGTCGGCCGGCGCCTACCTGGCGGGTATGCAGCCGCGCGCCAGCTTCTACGTGACGGTGCAGGATTAA
- a CDS encoding ExbD/TolR family protein, with the protein MADFQTAAPAACGSKPRVKKSAFRLDMTPMVDLAFLLLTFFMLTTTFARQNAMDLTMPAGKGPATPLKQSKALTLILGKDSQVHYFFGLNDADTKPTLRTTTFSAAGLRQVLLDRQQQQPAPFVLIKAGPDAKYRDLVDVLDEMNITDQQQYALVDFTPADQQLLDYRPQVRH; encoded by the coding sequence ATGGCCGACTTCCAAACCGCCGCCCCTGCCGCCTGTGGCTCGAAACCCCGCGTGAAAAAGTCGGCCTTCCGCCTCGATATGACCCCGATGGTAGACCTGGCGTTTCTGCTGCTCACGTTCTTCATGCTCACCACCACGTTTGCCCGGCAGAACGCCATGGACCTGACCATGCCCGCCGGCAAAGGCCCCGCCACCCCACTCAAACAAAGCAAAGCCCTGACCCTGATTCTGGGCAAAGACAGCCAGGTGCACTACTTCTTCGGCCTGAACGATGCGGACACCAAGCCGACGCTGCGTACCACCACGTTCAGCGCCGCTGGCCTGCGCCAGGTTCTGCTGGACCGCCAGCAGCAGCAGCCCGCGCCCTTCGTGCTCATCAAGGCCGGCCCCGACGCCAAATACCGCGACCTGGTAGACGTGCTCGACGAAATGAACATCACCGACCAGCAGCAATACGCCCTGGTCGATTTCACCCCCGCCGACCAGCAGCTCCTCGACTACCGGCCCCAGGTGCGGCACTAG